A genomic region of Christiangramia sp. OXR-203 contains the following coding sequences:
- a CDS encoding transcription elongation factor, producing the protein MKLNKMVANKAELFNKCLDTVNRQIEKYQNEMDQIKQSMENNDAHTDYDEDDSKGQLLGDFEKYAEYLDNSRKMKEKLSKIDRNHYTEAIDFGSIVETNENYYFISAALGKIEMEEGSSVYAISTDAPIFSEMKGKKAGDKFSFNGKEQEIKEVH; encoded by the coding sequence ATGAAATTAAATAAAATGGTAGCTAATAAAGCAGAATTATTCAACAAATGTCTCGATACGGTAAATAGACAAATCGAAAAATATCAAAATGAAATGGACCAAATTAAGCAGTCCATGGAGAACAATGATGCTCATACAGATTATGATGAGGACGATAGCAAAGGGCAATTACTCGGTGACTTCGAAAAGTATGCGGAATACCTGGATAATTCACGGAAAATGAAAGAAAAACTAAGCAAAATTGATCGTAATCATTACACGGAAGCTATTGATTTTGGGAGTATTGTAGAAACCAATGAGAACTATTACTTTATATCTGCCGCTCTAGGTAAAATTGAAATGGAGGAAGGTAGCTCAGTTTACGCAATTAGTACGGATGCTCCAATTTTCAGTGAAATGAAAGGTAAAAAAGCGGGTGATAAATTTTCATTCAACGGCAAAGAACAGGAAATAAAAGAAGTTCATTAG